The nucleotide sequence CTTCAAACTGCGGCAAAGTTGTCCCTGCCGGATCAAACGGAAGAACCCAAGTCCAACGCGGTCTTCCTCTGGGTTGTTCCCGGTTTCACCGTGATGTTCGCATTTTTTCTGGTCAACATCATGGCGCGGTCATTCATGATCGAACGGGATCAGGGAACACTGCGGCGTCTGCTGATGGCCCCCATCGGCACCGCCTCGCTGCTGATCGGCAAAACGATTCCGTTCTACCTGACATCGATTCTGCAATGCGGACTGCTGTTCCTGTGTGGCCGACTCCTCTTCGGCATGCCCTGGGGATCACAGCCGGCTTACCTGATTCCGGTGATCCTCTGTACGTCCGCCGCCGCCGCGTCGCTAGGGCTGCTTCTGGCCACGCTGGTTCAGACGGATCAGCAGATTTCTTCTTATGGAACGACGCTGATTCTGGTACTGAGCAGCGTCAGTGGCTGCTTCTTCCCCAGAGAACTCTTTCCCAAGTTGATGAAGCAGATCAGCCTGATCACGCCGCACGCCTGGTCCCTGAAAGCCTTCGATGCGGTTCTGACCCAACCCGTTGTCGATCCACAACTGGTCGCCACCTGCTGTGGCATGCTGCTGTTCTTCGCTGCGATTTGTTTCACGACGGGCTGGT is from Schlesneria sp. DSM 10557 and encodes:
- a CDS encoding ABC transporter permease: MAAWYITAKDLFLLSQDRQALVLLLVLPLLFISIVGMSTGQFLTRDDNTERFRIALIDRSQSETSKELISSLGQQPELLITPVDSEEAATELARSGDAIMLMQIGPRFEELVDEVRMTDIFNPKIGLAVSGVSSLDVTLDAKVSAGGVGKLLEGVVTSLIIKFVAPIAARKNPVTRGWVRTDEEETTELQTAAKLSLPDQTEEPKSNAVFLWVVPGFTVMFAFFLVNIMARSFMIERDQGTLRRLLMAPIGTASLLIGKTIPFYLTSILQCGLLFLCGRLLFGMPWGSQPAYLIPVILCTSAAAASLGLLLATLVQTDQQISSYGTTLILVLSSVSGCFFPRELFPKLMKQISLITPHAWSLKAFDAVLTQPVVDPQLVATCCGMLLFFAAICFTTGWWRFRSTAQG